Within Lactobacillus amylovorus DSM 20531, the genomic segment GCCATACAATGATTATTATGGCACCTGGCGCGCAATGGAGCGTTTATACAAAGAAGGCCGCATCCGCGCGATCGGCGTCAGCAGCTTTTGGAATGAACGACTTGCCGATTTGATCACTTTCAATAATGTGAAGCCAGCAGTGAACCAGATTGAAACCAACGTCTGGAATCAAGAGTGGAAGTCACAAAAGTACATGGAAAAAGAGGGCGTACAGCCTGAAGCTTGGGCGCCATTTGCGGAAGGTGCCAACCATATTTTTACTAATCCAGTTCTAGAAGAAATTGCTGCAAAGCATCATAAGACTACCGCTCAGGTAATGCTCAGATGGTTCCTGCAAAGAAACTATGTGGTAATTCCTAAGTCAGTTCATAAGAAGAGATTGGCAGAAAACTTTGATGTCTTCGATTTTGAATTAGATGCTGACGATATGGAAAAGATCAGGACTTTGGATCAAGGTCACAGCATTTTAGAGGATGAGATGGATCCGGAAATTGCGGAAAGTTTTAGATAGAAGACTATAAAAACAGGAGTCCAAATTTAGGACTCCTGTTTTTTGGTTATTCAGTTAGTTTATATATCTATTGGTAAATCTTACCGTCTTGCTTTTGCTTTGCCTTGTTCTTTTCTTCAAGTGTCTTTTCACTGGCGGCCTTCTTAGGTAATAACCAGTTCAAAAGCATACCGATGATAGTTGAAAGAGCAACTGAAGTTAATTGGAAGTTACCGAGTTGGAGGTAGGCACCACCGATACCGATAACCAAGATAACTGAGGCAATCAACATGTTACGCTTTTCGCCAAAGTCGATTTGGTTATCAACTAAAATCTTCAAACCATTTGAAGCGATAGTACCAAAGAGCAAGAATGAAATACCACCAATAACTGGCATTGGAATTGATTCAATCAATGCTGCGAGTTTACCTACAAAACTAAAGATGATCGCACAAACTGCGGCACCTGCAAGTACCCATACTGAGTGAACCTTAGTCATGGCAAGAACACCAATGTTTTCACCATATGAGGTTGTAGGAGGACCACCGATGAAACCGGCGATAATCGTTGAAATACCGTCACCCATCATAGTTCTATGAAGACCAGGATTCTTGAAGAAGTTACGCTTAGTCAATGAGTTAAGCACCATAATGTGGCCCATGTGTTCAGTCATCGTAACGAAGGCAATTGGCGCCATAGCGAGGATGGCTGCTGGGTACCATTTGAAGTGGTAGCTGATACCCATTACGTCAAGGGCTGGAATTGAGAACCAGGCTGCTTTTTCAACACCTGAGAAATCAACAATGCCCAAGAAGCAGGATAAAACGTAGCCACAGATAATCCCAAGCATGATGGAAACCAAACTAGTGAAGCCCTTGAAGCACATTTGGAAGATCAAAGTCATTACCAAAGTGAAGATGGCAACACCGAAGTAAGTTAAGTCATACTTTTGGTGGTTCATCATAGCGTCGTTTGCGGCAGTAGTAGCAAGTGACAAACCAATAACGATAATGATTGGTCCAACCACGATTGGTGGCAAAACCTTGTTAACCCAACCAGAACCAACCTTGGCAATGATCAAAGCCACGATTACGTAAACTAAACCAGAAGCAATCGCACCTTGAGCAACTGCAGGATAGCCGTCAGTCTTCATTAATGCTTGCATAGTAGCAACGAAGGCAAAACTTGAACCTAAGTATGCTGGGATCTTGAAGTGGGTCAAGATCATGTGGACCAAAGTACCGACACCTGATGAAAGGAGGGCGATACTTGGGTTGATTCCGATTAAGATTGGAACCAAAACGGTAGAACCGAACATGGCAAACATATGCTGCAAGGAGAGCAGGATACCTTGACCAAGTTCAGGCTTTTCGTAGACGTCTAAAATCGCGTCCGGGTTTCTAAACTTTTCTTTTTCACTCATTCAAATACTCCTATTTGTTCATGATATCAATGCCGTCTTTGTCATCGACTTCAGTCATTGATACCTTAACTTCTTCATCCATTGCGGTAGGGATGTTCTTACCGATAAAATCAGGACGAATTGGCAATTCACGGTGACCACGGTCGATTAAAACGGCCAAGTTGATTTTAGCTGGACGACCTTGATCCATGATTGCGTCAAGCGCAGCTCTGATTGTTCTACCAGTGAACAAAACATCGTCGACTAAAACAACGTTCTTGTCAGTGATATCAAAGTCAAGTTGTTGACCATGAATCATCTTTTCCTTTTCACTTTCTGGCAGGTCATCACGATATTGAGAAACATCGATTGCTCCAACAGGAACATCAACGTCTTCAAGATTCTTAAGGTTCTTAGCAATTCTTTGAGCTAAGTAAAGGCCACGAGTCTTGATTCCGATTAAAACTAAGTTTTCAGTACCCTTGTTGCGTTCGATAATTTCGTAGGTCATTCGCATTAAGGCACGCTTCATACTGATTGCATCAACAATTTCTTTTGCCATATATTTTTCCTTTCTCGGATGACCAAAAGAAAAAGACCACCAAGGACACTGAGTCCAAGATGGTCTTTCTGTTTCTGCTAGCACAAAAAAGACTAGCTCACGCAGATTTCCTTCTTAGTCTCACAGGACTAACTTTAAAGGTCATCACTATATTTTTCTTATATTAAACTAGCAAAAACGGATATTGTCAAGCAGATTCTAAAGAATGTTCTTTTCGATGTAGTTCAAAACGCCTTCGTCATCGTTGGTGTCAGTCACGTGGTTGGCCACTTCAAGAAGGGCTGGAACGGCGTTCTTCATTGCAACGCCATCGCCGACTTCACGCAACATTTCCAAATCGTTGCCGCCATCACCGAAGGCACACATTTCGCTCAACTTAATACCCAAAATATCGCCGAGTTCCTTTAAGCCGTTGGCCTTGTGGATACCTGGTTGAATAATATCGATGTCGCCGTGACCGCTGCTTGTAACGTCGCTATATTGGTTCAAATTATCTTTGAATAGTTGAACGAAATAATCAGTTTTTTCATCAGGACATTCGATAGCAAACTTCAAAATCTTATCGTGAATATCACTGAAGCTCTTAACTTTTTCTAGGTGGTGGTAGTAGTGGCTAGAAGTCTTGAAGTATCGTTCTGGCAAAATGTCTAAGCCGTAAGCTGCTTGTTCACCACAGACCAAGAAGTTAAGGTTAGGCAATTGATCAAACAAGAATTTTTCGATTGCCTTAACTGCTTCAGTAGGGTAAGAGTGTACCGCATAAACTTTTTCTGGATTACGGATGAGTGCGCCATTTTCAGCGACATAGTCGATATCATCGTAATCGGTGAAGAAATCCTTGAGTTGATAATATTGGTTGCCGCTAGCTACGACGAAGTGAATGCCTTTTTCATCGAGCTTAGAATGAATTTCCTTGAATCTAGCTTCGTTGTATTTGCTTTGTGAATTTAAAAAAGTTCCGTCCATGTCGACAGCGATTAATTTGATCATAAAAATTGCTCCCTTTGAAATGATATTTTTATTTTATCATGAAAGCGCTTACCATTTTGACAATTATGGAAGATATCCTGCATACTATTTTTAGTTGAAAGTTTTTAAGTAAAAGGGTGAGATTGAATGAATAAAAAGCAAATTTCAATGGTAACTTGGTCCTTGCTTTTAGCAAATATTATGTCAGGACTGGACGCTACCATTATTAATACTGCAATTCCGGCGATTGTTTCTGACTTGCACGGAATTCAATATATGGGCTGGATCGTTGCCTGCTTCTTGCTGGGGATGTCCGTTTCAGTACCAATTTGGAGCAAATTAGGTGAAAGAATGGGCAATAAATTTGCTTTTGAACTTTCACTTGTCCTCTTTATTGTAGGGTCGCTGCTTGAAGGGGTAGCGCCAAACATTTACTTCTTCTTAATTGCCCGGATCTTGATGGGCGTTGGTGCCGGCGGGATGGGTTCACTACCTTATGTCATCGTTGGGTATATTTATCCAAATATTAAAAGAAGAACAGTCATTTTGAGCTACATTGCGGCCAGCTTCAGTGCGGCATGTATTGCGGGACCGCTTGTTGGTGGCTG encodes:
- a CDS encoding aldo/keto reductase yields the protein MGKFVTLNNGVKMPRLGFGVYQIDDLAQAQQVVEDGLEVGYRLIDTAQIYGNEQAVGDAIKHSNVPREDIFVTSKIWVDDYGYDNTIKAFDDSMKKLQLDYIDLYLIHKPYNDYYGTWRAMERLYKEGRIRAIGVSSFWNERLADLITFNNVKPAVNQIETNVWNQEWKSQKYMEKEGVQPEAWAPFAEGANHIFTNPVLEEIAAKHHKTTAQVMLRWFLQRNYVVIPKSVHKKRLAENFDVFDFELDADDMEKIRTLDQGHSILEDEMDPEIAESFR
- a CDS encoding solute carrier family 23 protein — protein: MSEKEKFRNPDAILDVYEKPELGQGILLSLQHMFAMFGSTVLVPILIGINPSIALLSSGVGTLVHMILTHFKIPAYLGSSFAFVATMQALMKTDGYPAVAQGAIASGLVYVIVALIIAKVGSGWVNKVLPPIVVGPIIIVIGLSLATTAANDAMMNHQKYDLTYFGVAIFTLVMTLIFQMCFKGFTSLVSIMLGIICGYVLSCFLGIVDFSGVEKAAWFSIPALDVMGISYHFKWYPAAILAMAPIAFVTMTEHMGHIMVLNSLTKRNFFKNPGLHRTMMGDGISTIIAGFIGGPPTTSYGENIGVLAMTKVHSVWVLAGAAVCAIIFSFVGKLAALIESIPMPVIGGISFLLFGTIASNGLKILVDNQIDFGEKRNMLIASVILVIGIGGAYLQLGNFQLTSVALSTIIGMLLNWLLPKKAASEKTLEEKNKAKQKQDGKIYQ
- the pyrR gene encoding bifunctional pyr operon transcriptional regulator/uracil phosphoribosyltransferase PyrR, translated to MAKEIVDAISMKRALMRMTYEIIERNKGTENLVLIGIKTRGLYLAQRIAKNLKNLEDVDVPVGAIDVSQYRDDLPESEKEKMIHGQQLDFDITDKNVVLVDDVLFTGRTIRAALDAIMDQGRPAKINLAVLIDRGHRELPIRPDFIGKNIPTAMDEEVKVSMTEVDDKDGIDIMNK
- a CDS encoding Cof-type HAD-IIB family hydrolase codes for the protein MIKLIAVDMDGTFLNSQSKYNEARFKEIHSKLDEKGIHFVVASGNQYYQLKDFFTDYDDIDYVAENGALIRNPEKVYAVHSYPTEAVKAIEKFLFDQLPNLNFLVCGEQAAYGLDILPERYFKTSSHYYHHLEKVKSFSDIHDKILKFAIECPDEKTDYFVQLFKDNLNQYSDVTSSGHGDIDIIQPGIHKANGLKELGDILGIKLSEMCAFGDGGNDLEMLREVGDGVAMKNAVPALLEVANHVTDTNDDEGVLNYIEKNIL